One window of the Nitrospiraceae bacterium genome contains the following:
- the modB gene encoding molybdate ABC transporter permease subunit, with protein sequence MDNSILFSVRLSLQVASVSTALIMLVGIPIAYFLARKNFKGREMLDVIFTLPLVLPPTVTGYYLIVIFGRNGFIGRLIYEWTGWTIMFTWYAAVLASFIVALPLMIKTARAAIESVDKSLINASFTLGHSEFDTALKVILPLAKRGIVAGTVLSFARAMGEFGATLMLAGNLPGRTDTMPIAIYSLASGGEWTKAHFMVLLMTLMSGVFLYIANRYAKRII encoded by the coding sequence ATGGACAATTCAATTCTTTTTTCAGTCCGTCTCTCATTGCAGGTAGCATCAGTGTCAACGGCGCTTATTATGCTTGTCGGAATCCCGATCGCATATTTTCTCGCTAGAAAAAACTTCAAGGGCAGAGAAATGCTTGATGTTATTTTCACTCTGCCACTGGTTCTTCCTCCTACTGTAACAGGTTACTATCTTATCGTAATCTTCGGAAGAAACGGCTTTATCGGCAGACTGATTTATGAATGGACAGGCTGGACTATAATGTTCACATGGTATGCAGCTGTTCTGGCTTCTTTTATTGTAGCCCTGCCTCTGATGATAAAGACTGCAAGGGCTGCGATTGAATCTGTTGACAAGAGCCTTATCAACGCATCATTCACACTCGGACACTCTGAGTTCGATACCGCATTAAAAGTAATTCTCCCTCTTGCGAAGCGCGGGATTGTTGCAGGCACTGTATTGTCATTTGCACGCGCAATGGGAGAATTCGGAGCAACACTAATGCTTGCAGGCAATCTGCCCGGCAGAACAGATACGATGCCGATCGCGATTTACAGCCTTGCATCCGGCGGCGAATGGACCAAGGCGCATTTTATGGTCTTGCTCATGACATTAATGTCCGGAGTATTTTTATACATTGCTAACAGATATGCGAAAAGGATTATATAA
- the crcB gene encoding fluoride efflux transporter CrcB, translated as MHKLIIIGAGGFIGAILRYIISGNVQMLSKSISFPYGTFVVNVIGCFFIGLFSQLSETKGLFSDSTRAFVFVGILGGFTTFSAFSNETFNLFRDRETALALINIFGQVIICFVSVWLGRSSAFLVWR; from the coding sequence ATGCATAAGCTTATAATCATTGGGGCAGGCGGATTCATAGGGGCAATACTCCGTTATATTATCAGCGGTAATGTGCAGATGCTCTCAAAAAGCATCTCATTTCCTTATGGTACTTTTGTCGTAAATGTCATAGGCTGTTTTTTTATCGGTCTCTTCTCCCAACTGTCTGAAACAAAAGGTCTGTTCTCTGATTCAACGCGCGCTTTTGTTTTTGTGGGAATCTTGGGGGGATTCACAACTTTTTCTGCTTTTTCAAATGAAACATTTAATCTGTTCCGCGACAGGGAAACAGCCCTGGCACTGATTAATATTTTTGGTCAGGTCATAATCTGTTTCGTCTCTGTCTGGTTAGGCAGATCATCAGCTTTTTTGGTATGGAGGTGA
- a CDS encoding DUF5658 family protein — protein MPATKRNLLLHLSISILLYIIFASFDILLTLKGIDGDIHMEGNPVLRHMMTSFGITAGLILGKGIVLSLAALTAVVCYIGIHRDSDWVYYLALTRMTKNWLKRKKRYWIAFLPLYLIAFSQAVAAGMWVHLLAG, from the coding sequence ATGCCTGCTACCAAGCGAAATCTGCTTCTGCATCTGAGCATATCCATCTTGCTTTATATTATTTTCGCATCGTTTGATATCCTGCTAACATTAAAAGGGATTGACGGCGATATACATATGGAAGGCAATCCTGTTCTAAGGCATATGATGACCAGCTTCGGCATAACAGCAGGACTGATTTTAGGAAAAGGCATTGTCCTCTCATTAGCAGCGCTGACAGCGGTCGTGTGTTATATCGGCATTCATAGAGACTCTGACTGGGTATATTATCTGGCGCTTACGCGCATGACTAAAAACTGGTTAAAGAGAAAAAAAAGATACTGGATCGCTTTTCTGCCGCTTTATCTTATTGCATTTTCACAGGCAGTTGCAGCAGGCATGTGGGTGCATCTTTTGGCAGGATGA
- the modA gene encoding molybdate ABC transporter substrate-binding protein, giving the protein MRAMKKLRRFFAVVFFIYLLVPSNLSADPVKDITISAAASLKNVFEEIGRLYEAKYGAKCIFNFAASGDLARQIIGGAPVDVFASASQKDMDELGKRELIISMTRADFAANSIVLIVPAGSKAVLKSFEGLNKAEIKKIALGNPKTVPAGRYAEETLNFYKIIPLIKDKLIYAENVRQVLDYVARGEVDAGIVYSTDVVARSNEIKVITIAPVESHKPVVYPIAVVKGTKNETEAKAFISLVLSQDGRKILEKYGFKTIK; this is encoded by the coding sequence ATGCGGGCAATGAAAAAGCTAAGAAGATTTTTCGCGGTTGTTTTTTTTATTTATTTACTCGTCCCATCTAATTTATCTGCAGATCCAGTAAAAGACATTACCATTTCGGCCGCAGCAAGTTTAAAAAATGTATTTGAAGAAATAGGAAGGCTCTATGAGGCTAAATACGGCGCGAAGTGCATCTTTAATTTCGCTGCATCGGGCGACCTTGCGAGACAGATTATCGGCGGCGCTCCGGTGGATGTTTTTGCGTCTGCGTCTCAAAAAGATATGGATGAATTAGGAAAACGTGAGCTGATCATATCCATGACTCGCGCAGACTTTGCCGCTAATAGTATTGTTTTAATAGTTCCCGCCGGTTCAAAAGCAGTGCTCAAATCTTTTGAGGGTTTGAACAAAGCGGAAATAAAAAAGATCGCTCTAGGAAATCCAAAAACTGTTCCGGCAGGCAGATATGCAGAAGAGACCTTAAATTTTTATAAGATAATTCCTTTGATAAAGGATAAACTTATATATGCAGAAAACGTCAGGCAGGTGCTGGATTACGTTGCTCGCGGAGAAGTTGACGCGGGGATTGTATATTCAACCGATGTTGTTGCCAGATCAAATGAGATCAAGGTAATTACTATTGCGCCAGTTGAAAGCCACAAACCGGTTGTTTATCCAATCGCAGTTGTTAAGGGAACAAAGAACGAAACAGAAGCAAAGGCTTTTATATCTCTGGTGCTGTCGCAGGATGGCAGAAAAATATTAGAAAAGTACGGTTTTAAGACCATTAAATAA
- a CDS encoding YbaB/EbfC family nucleoid-associated protein encodes MSKKMLGDIMREAQRLQAEMQKMKEEAKAKNVEASAGGGMVTVTANGSGEIVSIKIEKDVVNPDDIEMLQDLIIAAVNEAVRRSQEMMNEEMSKLTGGLNIPGFGGLGGLGGGLDKLL; translated from the coding sequence ATGTCTAAAAAAATGTTAGGCGACATAATGCGCGAGGCACAGAGGCTTCAGGCCGAGATGCAGAAAATGAAAGAAGAAGCAAAAGCAAAAAATGTTGAGGCATCTGCCGGCGGAGGAATGGTGACTGTTACTGCTAATGGCAGCGGAGAAATAGTTTCTATAAAAATCGAGAAGGATGTTGTAAATCCGGATGATATTGAAATGCTTCAGGATCTTATAATTGCAGCAGTAAATGAAGCAGTAAGACGTTCACAAGAGATGATGAACGAGGAAATGTCCAAGCTTACCGGAGGCCTTAATATCCCGGGATTCGGAGGATTAGGCGGCTTGGGCGGAGGACTCGATAAGCTGCTTTAA
- the dnaX gene encoding DNA polymerase III subunit gamma/tau encodes MSYLVLARKWRPQGFEDLTGQEPIIKILKNSISQNKIAHAYIFSGPRGVGKTTTARILAKALNCEKGPTDNPCGICGSCISVKEGTAIDVMEIDGASNNSVDDIRDLREKVKYTPLGGKNKIYIIDEAHMLSVAAFNALLKTLEEPPPHAVFVLATTAPKKIPVTIFSRCQHFPFRRISVHKIKDRLKHITTSEKINITDSALEMIARAADGSMRDSLTILDQIASFSSDINEDEVKDLLGVTDITMLSKVASATINGDREEIIKMIAELVDKGVDLKTFAKDLVEFFRSLLVAKIVKNPEDILELAENEIKAVKNILPDVNTDILTLIMAEIIKAESDARSAFSPRVALEMALIKASFLSSLKPVKEAIENIDRLVKELGSNIQPQPVSKEEPKTVRPPVAEQDLKKTLNPENIEDGKSLLDAILNKIDDPRISSKLEKGKPVLSGNILKLTFNSSEAEIFADAIKKNSSLIEGIASDIRGNAVKIEIHTETRKLVRKQDLQDKVIADPAVKEIVDLFDGRIVDVKIKEN; translated from the coding sequence ATGAGCTATCTTGTGCTTGCAAGAAAATGGAGACCCCAGGGGTTTGAAGACCTTACTGGTCAGGAACCTATTATCAAGATCCTCAAAAATTCCATATCACAGAATAAGATCGCGCATGCATATATCTTTTCAGGTCCTAGAGGAGTCGGGAAAACAACTACTGCAAGAATTCTTGCAAAGGCTCTTAACTGTGAAAAAGGCCCGACAGATAATCCATGCGGCATATGCGGATCATGTATATCAGTAAAAGAAGGGACAGCCATTGATGTTATGGAAATAGACGGAGCTTCCAACAATAGCGTTGATGATATCAGAGATCTGAGGGAGAAAGTTAAGTACACGCCTTTAGGAGGCAAAAACAAGATATATATAATTGATGAAGCGCATATGCTTTCTGTTGCTGCGTTTAACGCGCTCTTAAAAACTCTTGAGGAACCTCCTCCACATGCGGTCTTCGTTCTCGCAACAACAGCGCCAAAAAAAATACCAGTAACAATTTTTTCAAGGTGCCAGCATTTCCCATTCAGAAGGATATCAGTTCACAAGATAAAGGATAGGCTTAAGCATATAACAACATCAGAGAAGATAAATATCACTGATTCAGCTCTTGAGATGATTGCAAGGGCTGCTGACGGAAGCATGAGAGATTCACTGACGATTCTTGACCAGATTGCATCTTTCTCATCAGACATAAATGAAGATGAGGTAAAAGATCTGCTAGGCGTAACTGATATTACGATGCTCTCGAAAGTTGCATCTGCGACAATCAATGGGGACAGGGAAGAGATCATTAAGATGATTGCAGAGCTTGTGGATAAGGGAGTTGATCTAAAAACATTTGCAAAAGACCTTGTCGAATTCTTCAGGAGTCTTCTCGTTGCAAAGATTGTTAAGAATCCGGAAGATATACTGGAACTTGCTGAGAATGAAATAAAGGCAGTGAAGAATATCCTGCCTGATGTAAACACTGACATCCTCACGCTAATTATGGCAGAGATTATAAAAGCAGAATCAGATGCAAGGTCTGCTTTTTCCCCGAGAGTAGCGCTGGAGATGGCGCTTATCAAGGCAAGTTTCCTTTCAAGTTTAAAACCCGTAAAAGAAGCAATAGAAAATATAGACAGGCTTGTAAAAGAATTAGGCTCAAACATTCAGCCTCAGCCTGTTTCAAAAGAAGAACCAAAGACAGTCAGGCCGCCTGTCGCGGAGCAGGATTTAAAAAAAACACTAAATCCTGAAAATATCGAAGATGGAAAGTCACTTCTTGATGCAATCTTAAACAAGATCGATGACCCAAGAATTTCATCAAAGCTCGAAAAGGGGAAACCTGTTCTGAGCGGCAATATATTGAAACTCACATTCAACAGCAGCGAGGCTGAAATTTTTGCTGATGCTATAAAAAAGAATTCCTCTCTTATCGAAGGCATTGCCTCGGATATTCGTGGAAACGCTGTAAAGATCGAGATACATACTGAAACAAGAAAACTTGTACGCAAACAAGATCTTCAGGACAAGGTAATCGCAGATCCTGCAGTAAAAGAAATAGTCGATTTGTTTGACGGAAGAATTGTTGATGTGAAGATTAAAGAAAATTAG
- a CDS encoding DUF190 domain-containing protein — translation MVLPEEGYLLRIFIGESDKHEGKLLYEWLVIKARELGLAGATVLRGMTGFGAHSRLHTFKIERLSEDLPVIVEIVDTQEKLENYLSIIDNVIKEGLATMEKAHVRFYRSGGKK, via the coding sequence ATGGTTCTTCCTGAAGAAGGATATCTCCTCAGAATTTTCATAGGAGAAAGCGACAAACATGAAGGCAAACTACTCTACGAATGGCTTGTAATCAAAGCCAGAGAACTTGGACTTGCAGGCGCAACAGTCCTTCGAGGCATGACTGGTTTTGGAGCGCACAGCCGTCTGCACACCTTCAAGATCGAACGATTATCCGAAGATCTCCCTGTTATTGTCGAGATAGTCGATACGCAGGAAAAGCTTGAGAACTATTTATCCATAATAGACAATGTAATAAAAGAAGGCTTGGCTACGATGGAAAAAGCCCATGTGCGTTTTTATCGCAGTGGAGGCAAGAAATAA
- the lepA gene encoding translation elongation factor 4 — protein MPKKIRNFSIIAHIDHGKSTLADRLLEYTGALSSREMMEQVLDSMDLERERGITIKAHSVRLLYKADDGNEYILNLIDTPGHVDFSYEVSRSLASCEGALLVVDASQGVEAQTLANAYLAVEHNLEIIPVINKIDLPSADPEKTKEQIEDAIGIDCSDAILASAKEGIGTKEILEAIVKKIPSPKGSDEKPLKALLFDSWFDNYQGVIVLVRVFEGVIMPGQKIKMMAAGGVFEVGQVGIFTPRITPAEKLSSGEVGYVIAGMKSVTDTKIGDTITDVSNPASTPCPGYKDIKPMVFCGLYPTIPHQYANLRDALDKLVLNDSSFSFEPETSLALGFGFRCGFLGLLHMDIIKERLEREFDLSLLSTAPTVVYRITNAKGEKTYIDNPALLPDKYEMIEEPYVVVTLFVPQDFIGPILDLCQEKRGVQKSFAYIGKDRIKVEYELPLNEILWDFYDRLKSVSKGYASMDYDFLGYRESDLVKLNILLNGEPVDALSLIVHEEKSYYKGRQLTEKLREIIPRQMYEVAIQAAIGNKIIARESVKAMRKDVLAKCYGGDITRKRKLLEKQKEGKKRMKQVGRVELPQEAFLAVLKVK, from the coding sequence ATGCCAAAGAAAATACGCAACTTTTCAATCATAGCCCACATTGACCATGGTAAGTCCACACTTGCGGACAGGCTCCTTGAATATACAGGCGCGCTCAGTTCAAGGGAGATGATGGAGCAAGTGCTTGATTCAATGGATCTCGAAAGAGAAAGGGGCATTACAATAAAAGCACATTCAGTCCGTCTCCTTTACAAGGCTGATGACGGCAATGAATATATCCTTAATTTAATAGACACACCCGGACACGTTGATTTCTCGTATGAGGTGTCAAGAAGCCTGGCTTCATGCGAAGGCGCGCTTCTTGTTGTTGATGCTTCCCAGGGAGTTGAGGCCCAGACACTTGCCAATGCATATCTTGCAGTAGAACACAATCTCGAGATTATTCCGGTAATAAACAAGATAGATCTTCCGAGCGCTGACCCTGAAAAGACAAAAGAACAGATAGAAGACGCAATCGGCATTGATTGTTCTGATGCAATACTTGCGAGTGCAAAAGAAGGAATCGGAACAAAAGAGATTCTTGAGGCAATTGTTAAAAAAATACCTTCACCAAAAGGCAGCGATGAAAAGCCGTTGAAGGCGCTGCTATTCGATTCGTGGTTTGACAATTATCAGGGAGTTATTGTGCTTGTCAGGGTATTTGAAGGAGTTATAATGCCGGGACAGAAAATAAAGATGATGGCAGCAGGAGGAGTGTTCGAAGTAGGACAGGTTGGGATTTTTACACCTAGAATTACGCCTGCCGAGAAACTTTCTTCCGGAGAAGTCGGTTATGTAATCGCAGGAATGAAAAGCGTTACAGATACAAAGATCGGAGATACAATAACCGATGTCTCTAATCCTGCGTCAACACCATGTCCGGGTTACAAAGACATTAAGCCGATGGTCTTCTGCGGATTGTATCCGACAATTCCGCATCAGTATGCAAATTTGCGAGATGCGCTTGACAAGCTTGTACTCAATGATTCCTCTTTCAGTTTTGAGCCTGAGACATCGCTTGCGCTTGGTTTTGGTTTCAGATGCGGTTTCTTGGGACTGCTTCACATGGACATTATCAAAGAGAGACTCGAAAGAGAGTTTGACCTTTCACTGCTCAGCACTGCTCCGACAGTTGTATACAGGATCACAAATGCAAAAGGAGAAAAAACATATATTGATAACCCCGCTCTGCTTCCTGATAAGTATGAGATGATCGAAGAGCCTTATGTTGTCGTGACCCTTTTTGTTCCTCAGGATTTCATAGGACCGATCCTTGATCTCTGCCAGGAGAAAAGAGGAGTCCAAAAGAGTTTTGCATACATAGGCAAAGACAGGATAAAAGTAGAGTACGAACTCCCTTTAAACGAAATACTCTGGGATTTTTATGACAGGCTTAAGTCTGTGTCAAAAGGATATGCATCGATGGATTATGATTTTCTTGGCTACAGGGAATCAGATCTTGTAAAGCTGAACATACTTTTGAATGGAGAGCCTGTGGATGCTCTTTCTCTTATTGTTCACGAAGAGAAATCTTACTATAAAGGAAGACAGCTGACAGAAAAACTAAGGGAGATAATCCCGAGGCAGATGTATGAAGTCGCTATACAGGCAGCAATCGGAAATAAGATCATTGCGCGCGAATCTGTAAAGGCAATGAGAAAAGATGTCTTGGCAAAATGCTACGGCGGCGACATAACAAGAAAGAGAAAACTTCTAGAGAAACAGAAAGAGGGCAAAAAGAGGATGAAGCAGGTTGGGAGAGTGGAGCTTCCTCAAGAGGCTTTTCTCGCAGTTTTGAAGGTTAAGTAA
- a CDS encoding molybdopterin-dependent oxidoreductase, translating into MKKIFSRRHFLKTAGVITAAAALDGIPHYLFADEQRIAKFPQKTDLILLTSNPPQLETPLKYFKELLTPNNALFVRWHISEIPFSVDLNEWRLIINGNVDKELKLSMEDLKKFPQISYTAVIQCSGNGRSFFEPRVLGGQWRNGAMGNVQWKGARLKDILNSAGLKPDSVDISFNGLDSAELPETPDFLKSLPVDKALEDDIMVAYEMNGEQLTMLNGFPARLIVPGWYATYWVKSLNNITVLSKEFTGFWMKTAYRIPANPCGCIPGGTDPKKTIPINRMTTRSVIVDPASQTVIKAKNPVTVMGIAFSGGYGIKDVIVSTDNGKTWNEASLGKDMGKYSWVQWFYQWKPQKPGNYTLMARATNSIGESQPFDSLWNPAGYLWNKIEKTTVVVR; encoded by the coding sequence ATGAAAAAAATCTTTAGCAGACGTCATTTTTTAAAAACAGCAGGAGTTATAACTGCTGCTGCTGCTCTGGATGGGATCCCTCATTATCTTTTTGCAGATGAACAGAGGATCGCGAAATTTCCTCAAAAGACGGATTTGATCCTTCTGACCTCAAACCCGCCGCAGCTTGAAACACCTTTAAAGTATTTTAAAGAATTACTAACGCCAAACAACGCGCTATTTGTGCGCTGGCATATATCAGAAATACCGTTCTCAGTAGACCTCAATGAATGGAGGCTTATCATAAACGGAAATGTAGACAAAGAACTAAAGCTTTCCATGGAAGATCTGAAAAAATTTCCGCAGATTTCTTATACAGCAGTCATCCAATGTTCAGGAAATGGAAGAAGTTTTTTTGAACCCAGAGTTTTAGGCGGACAGTGGAGAAACGGCGCAATGGGTAATGTGCAATGGAAAGGAGCTCGTCTTAAAGACATCCTTAACAGTGCAGGACTTAAACCTGATTCTGTTGATATAAGCTTTAACGGCCTCGACAGTGCAGAGCTGCCTGAGACACCGGATTTTTTGAAGAGTCTTCCTGTGGATAAAGCTCTTGAAGATGATATTATGGTCGCATATGAGATGAACGGTGAACAGCTCACAATGCTGAACGGATTTCCTGCTCGCCTTATTGTGCCGGGATGGTACGCAACATACTGGGTGAAGTCATTGAATAATATCACTGTGTTGTCTAAGGAGTTTACAGGCTTCTGGATGAAAACCGCTTACAGAATTCCTGCTAACCCCTGTGGTTGTATTCCAGGCGGCACTGATCCAAAGAAAACAATCCCGATCAATAGAATGACAACGCGCTCTGTCATTGTTGACCCTGCATCTCAGACTGTGATAAAGGCAAAGAATCCTGTGACAGTCATGGGGATAGCATTTTCAGGCGGATACGGGATTAAAGATGTGATAGTTTCTACTGACAACGGTAAGACCTGGAACGAAGCATCACTCGGTAAAGATATGGGGAAATACTCGTGGGTTCAGTGGTTCTATCAGTGGAAGCCGCAAAAACCTGGAAACTATACTTTGATGGCGCGGGCAACCAACAGCATCGGCGAATCACAGCCGTTCGATAGTCTTTGGAATCCTGCGGGCTACCTATGGAATAAAATAGAAAAAACCACTGTGGTAGTCAGATAA
- a CDS encoding ATP-binding cassette domain-containing protein, with the protein MRVKIRLQKKINDFFLDVEWQIGNELAVLFGFSGAGKSMTLQLIAGLMKPDKGNISLDDIIYFDSSSGINFRPHKRPFGYVFQDLALFPHMTVLDNIIYGAVDLPKNEKLDKAHEMIRAFKLTGLENRYPSEISGGQKQRVAFARSLIRRPKMLLLDEPFSALDRPLRLEMRNFLREIRDNFSIPVFLVTHDFEEADMIADKIIIYEHGRIAQVDPPHKIKNSPANKYVSELIACNGTCGYNKKTQKANPCDLHNPSFLI; encoded by the coding sequence ATGAGAGTTAAGATCAGACTTCAGAAAAAGATCAATGATTTTTTCCTTGATGTAGAATGGCAGATCGGCAATGAGCTGGCTGTGCTCTTCGGTTTTTCAGGAGCCGGCAAATCAATGACTCTCCAGCTGATAGCAGGTCTTATGAAACCTGACAAAGGGAATATTAGTTTAGATGATATTATATATTTTGACAGCTCATCAGGAATAAATTTTCGTCCGCATAAGCGGCCTTTCGGTTATGTGTTTCAGGATCTGGCGCTCTTTCCGCACATGACAGTCTTAGATAATATTATTTACGGCGCAGTAGATCTTCCCAAAAATGAAAAGCTGGACAAGGCGCACGAGATGATCCGAGCGTTTAAACTTACAGGACTTGAAAACAGATATCCTTCTGAAATATCCGGCGGACAAAAGCAGAGAGTGGCATTTGCGAGGTCATTGATACGCCGTCCGAAAATGCTTTTGCTGGATGAACCTTTTTCCGCGCTTGATAGGCCTCTTCGTTTAGAGATGAGAAACTTTCTGCGTGAGATTAGAGACAATTTCAGCATTCCTGTTTTTCTTGTGACGCATGACTTTGAAGAAGCGGATATGATTGCTGACAAAATAATCATTTATGAACACGGCAGGATCGCTCAAGTTGATCCGCCTCATAAGATCAAAAACAGCCCTGCAAATAAATATGTTTCAGAACTCATAGCATGCAATGGAACCTGTGGATATAACAAGAAAACACAGAAAGCAAATCCATGTGACTTACATAATCCCTCGTTTTTGATTTAG
- a CDS encoding cytochrome c, translating into MKKIFIISLILIMSAVFIAARYSYSQGTKLTIDLPEIKVELKNASGVETVKHHCSVCHSLDYITMQPNPSRIQWENTVNKMIKTFGADIPDKDVPTIINYLVTAYSKGK; encoded by the coding sequence ATGAAAAAGATATTTATAATTTCTCTCATCTTAATCATGAGCGCTGTTTTCATTGCTGCCCGGTATTCATATTCGCAGGGAACGAAACTTACGATTGATCTGCCCGAGATCAAGGTAGAACTTAAGAATGCCTCAGGAGTGGAAACAGTTAAACATCATTGCAGCGTCTGCCACAGTCTTGACTATATAACCATGCAGCCGAATCCTTCACGTATACAATGGGAAAACACAGTCAATAAAATGATTAAGACATTTGGAGCTGACATACCGGATAAAGATGTCCCGACAATAATAAATTATTTAGTAACAGCTTACAGCAAAGGAAAATAA